The window AGTACCAGGAACCCAAAGAAGCCTTGGATACCTTCTCTGTCCACTACTGAGACTGTCCCATGTCAAAAAAAAcaattgtcttttatttttcctacatCAAGAGTTCCTGCCTCTGTCATTGCCCAAACGTATAGACACCAGCCaccttttattcttttcaaagatttattttaccttttattggaaagtcagataaaccgagaggaggagagactgattcattccccaagtagttgcaacagctggagctgcaacgatctgaggccagcagcctggagcctcttctgggttgcccacatgggtacatggtcccaaggctttgggccgtccttgactgctttcccaggccacaagcagggagctggatgggaagtggggctgccgggattagaaatggcagctacatgggatcccgacacctacatacaaggcaaggactttaaccattaggctactgtgtcaaGCCCCACCAGCTACCTTTTAAGGAAGTTATAGCCTAGGCTTAATTTTGTCCTCAGTAAGGGATTTTGCTTCCAGCATATCTCAGCAACTCAGACCAAGTCCTTGTTCAGTTGCAGCTAAGTTTTATCTGGCACTAATGAAACTTTGTCTTACTTTCTTGTTCTCCAAGAACAAAGATCCCTTTTCTTTCTGCGGGAGTGAGGTCATGTGAGCCCTCCTTTACTCTCCATAAGACCTTGACTGTGATAAGGTTGTGATTCTGTGGAAGTGAGAAACCAAACCGTGAGAACAGCATTTCCAGGGATGGGAGGAGTGCCCAGGAGCCCAGTCTTCCCTGGGAAATGTGGCTAGGGAGGCACAGCTCTTCTCACAGAAGAAACTCTGGCGCCTCTGCCAATCACTCCTATTCTTGCTTCCAACCTAAAGTTATTTCACTTCCCACAGTAAAACCAACACCCCAGAATTCCAGGCCATAACCCCACATGTTCAAAACAACCATCTCTCCCCCTCAACTGCGTACTTTCTAGAGCTCTATCACTTGGAATTCTACCTGCATCTGATTACCTTGACCTCCCTTCATCATGCCATATCTCTCAGTGCTATTCCAGAACACCAAGCAACATATCCATCACATGTGTCACTTAAATGATGCTTGCTGTATCGCTACACTAATTTGAGGGTCTTAGCaacaatttcattaatttctcCTCTGTTTCCCGATCCATTAGTTCATCTCAGATTTCTACTTGTTGAAATTTGATCTCTCCTTCAGGCTATAGCTGAGGTTTCATCTCATTAACTCTGCTGTTCTCTCcccaaagacagaaaaagggagacCACATCTAATTCACTTTGCAATTTCAATGTTTATTTCTGATACCAAAACTTGACAGCacacaaggaaaaaaagcaaTAGACAAGGAACagcaaataaatttatcttgcaTGCCACTTTCAATCAGTAAGTTGTGGCTCTCTAGATAGCTGTATTTAGAAGGAATCAGAGACTTCAGCCTCAAATCAGGGGAGAGACTATTGCAGCTGATGAGCAATAtctgtgaaaagaaaaaattaaaaaaatggaaaaaaatcaatgatataTATCAAATAGTAGTAATGAATATAAATACCAAATAGTGCTGCCCTCATCTCCCCACCACAAATTTCCTATTACTCCTAGTTCATGCACATAACTACAACTCCAGGGAACCTAACTCTCAGCTCAAAGAGATATACCTACCGAACACCTCACTCAACCCAGAAGAAACCAATGGCACCAAAGTTGGCAGCAAAGTTGGCACTGGCTGTACCACCAGGACCAATAATAGGGCCAGCAAAGGTCTGAGGAAATCTGGAACGGGCATTCTGGTGGTATCTAGCCCAGAAGGTAAATGGAATTCTGGACCAGGGATCTCCAAAATCTCCTTCCTCATCCCAGGTCAGCAGCTCAAATTCAATGTCATCCCAGCTCCAGGGCCCAGACACAGCCTCATCTCCAATCCCCATGCGGGTTCTTGCTTCAGCTCGGGCTTCGGCCTCAGCTGCAGCAGCATCCAAAGCATCCAAGGCCTCATCTGCGGCCTCCATGAACTGTGCGGTCCAGTCGCGAGGGTCTCTTTTCTGAACCTGAAATGGGGAACAGAAGACAGAGTGATACCTATTTACAATGGCTAAGAGGCACAAGCAACCTAAGCATTCATCAATGGATGAATGGAAAAAGAATGTGGATATTTTAAAAGGGAGTACTagttagcctttaaaaaggaaatcctgcTATTTATGACAGCATGGATGAAGCTAGAGGCGATTATGTTAaaatgaaagtcagatataaaaagataaatactgtACAATCTCACTTATAGATGGAATCTGAAAGAGTTCAGGTCTTAGAAGCACATAGTGTAATAAACGCCATAGATTGTAGAGGTGGGAGATGAAAACAAGGAGACACTGCTTAAAACAACAAAGTTTCACTTAagatagttttttcataattctcatttttcatgaacttattgAAGATTCGACATATGCATGGGATTCAAAACCCTTCTGTActaaaatcaacttttttttgaaattacattTTCTACCAATTTTTGAAGTACCATTGTTGGTATTAAGCACCTAGTACGTATTAGGCACCATATTTTTGTACATAACAAAATCACCAATAAGGCAGCATCCACCATGTGCCATGCTAGGATCTCATTCCTGTTATTGGTTTTCTCAACCACTGATACCTCACTTCTTGCTCTATCAATTCTTGATTAGTTTCTGCATTACCTCTGCAATGAATCTCAGCACTTTCATCTTGCTAGTCTCATGATAGGAACGGAGGCCCCAGAGGAACTCATACTCAGGAGGGTTGCTGTTGGGCACTCGTCTGTAGTCCAGATACCTGAAAGAGCCAAAAAGTCTTTGTGTCTACCTCTTTGGGGAGAATGGCAGTGCACCAATACATAGTAATCCTATGCTTCAATATCCTGAATTTCAGGTGGCATCTCTCCTTGTCCCTATGGACAATTTCCTGAACATGATCAGGATTAGTTACCTTGTAATAATCAGGCCTTCCAGATGCTCTATCAGCATTTCCACATGTAGCTATCACTTCACAGACGGCGTTGTGTCCAATCACAGAAAGACAACACCTTATTTCACTCCCTCTGCTACAACACTAGCTCTAGATTCTTATAAACATCACATAAATCAGCTACACAGAGATCCAATCTGAGGATTACACTACAGCATAAAAGTCTCAGCTTGGCTCAACCTTGGGACAGCCTACTATGGAGATAGTGGACAGGCTTCACTTGTAAGACacctttattaaagaaaaatgcaatgtCAAGTAGCACACTCAGTAGACACTCCTGagtacatgtttgtgtgtgtatacgtgtgggCACGATGTCACAAATAAGCTCAGGAAAGGTTTTCTTCAGGCTGACCAGCATGCAGCCACAATCATGAGGACCTGAAAAAGTGCCTTAGGCATCACTTACTTCTGCTTCACAAACTCGTAAGTGAGAAGTTTCCTCAGGTCTCCAAGGAGGGGATGTCTCAccctagtagaaaaaaaaaaggaaaattcatcATCAGAGACTATGAATTTGCCCTAAGCAAAGCAAAAGGTTTCAGCACAGAGGTCAGAGGTGAGAAAAGAGGCAGCTTTTAGGACTATTTTCCCATCCACCCAGATAACATTCTTGGGCTCTGGACCTCCCCAATCCAAGCCCTTCAGACCACCAGGTTAATGCAATCCTGGGACCATCCTTTGTTGCCAAAGGATGATGCAAACAGGCAAGAGACGAGAGAGCCCAATCATACCCAGGACGCAGTCCCATCTTGCGTAGTGCCTCCCAGAGGACAGCTGCAATGGGAAGCAAGAGGAGACAAGGGATGGAAAATGAGCATGGAAATTAGGCTGCAGCCAACCCCTAGTTGGTAGTTCACCCACTCACCCTCAGTGGCACGGTTGCCATTCATGAAGATGACACCCAGAATCACCAAGAGGAGACCTAGCTTGGGTGTGTCTTTGGtcctaaaggaaaacaaaagaacacGTTTTCAGCAGCCATCTGAGAGATTCCAGCCAGCTTACCACGTAGCTTCACCCTTGGTCACAAAAGAATGGCTCTGCAAATGACTTCCTATGTGACCCTGAACTTTGGACCCTGATCTACTTGAAAACCCCATGAAGAAAGACACCAAGAAGAAAGACCATGCTCCACCTCGTTTCCCATCTTACGTTCCCAGGATGCCAGCCAGGGACTCGGGGGTACTGATGAGAATGTAAAGGTGCTCGTCCTTGTCAATTTCTTTCAGTTGAATTCCAAATTTCTACAGGGGCAAGAAAACAGATTATGAAATCACAAAAGCTACCATAAGCTACCCATCAGCAGTCACTCACCTCCCTGTGAATCTTGCCCTAAACTCCCAGTAGAAACCCCATGGATCTTTGAAATCAACACTTTCCCCGTCATTCCTGTTCCTCAGGGCTGCCTTCTCACCTTCTCCAAGACAAAGCATGCACGTTCAATGATTTCTGGATAAACATCAGTGTATTCACGAATGATATCCCTCAACATTTCtgtaggagagaggagagagcatcTGGGCTGAACAGGGGCCATGGAGCAACAGCCCCTTTGCCAGCCCTGCTGAGGGTAGCACAGCCAGGGTCCTCAAGGGTGGAAAAGGAACTATCAGCCATGGACGCAGAGGACAGAAGGGAAAGGGCTAATAAGCAAAGGCATGCCCaaagagcaggggtggggaactattttttttctttgccaagGGCTGTTTGGATATTTGTAACATCACTTACAGACCATACAGAATTGTCAACTTAAGTTAGCCTGCTGTatatttactgaatttcaaatctcacttgtggttgccttggcaaggcCAACCAAATGATTTCATCAACCCTGTATGGTCCTGACTAGacattccccacccctgccatAGAGCACTGGGTGAAGGGAAGGGTACAGCTCAATGGGAGGGAGCCAGTGGAAGCTTACCTGAGCGCTTGATGGGCACCTTTGTGTAGTCTTTGAGCATCAGGTACTTGACCAACTTATTTGCCtggaagggagacagaaatcATCAattatatttgaagaaaacttGCTGCATTATATGTGGAAAGGCAACAATAAGTAAAAGGAGGAGTGCGGAGGAAGAGCACTTACTCTTTCCTGAAGAAGGGCCGCATCTCGGGGCTGTGAAGCACCCGGGTTCTGTGAGGCACGCGAGTTTGGAGAGCTGCGCAGGTTAGGTGAGGGTCTCAGGTTCTGCCAGTCAGGCGGAATTGGCCAATCGGCAGTGATCCAGTCAGGTGGAATTGGCCAGTCAGATGGGATTGACCAGTCGGTGGGAAGTGGCCAATCAGGAGGCAGTGGCCAGTCAGAAGGCCCTTGCCAGTCTGGAGGGCCCTGCCAGCCCGGTGGGGTCTGCCATCCAGGTGGGGTCTGCCATCCAGAAGGATTCTGCCAGGCCATTGGGTTTGGCCAgacaactgggccaggccagacaacGGGATTTGGCCAAATCACAGGATTCTGCCAGATCACTGGGTTTGGCCAGATCACTGGGTTCTGCCAAGCAACTGGACCCTGCCAGGTAGGTGGGGTCTGCCTAGCCGGGGGGCTCTGACGTGCCGGTGGGGTCTGCCTGGTTGTCTGGTTTTGCCAGCCTGATGGGTTCTGCCAAGCCAGTGGGGTCTGCCAGAGCACATTAGGTGGTGCGCCAGGTGGATTCTGAGTGGTTACTGGAGCCGGAGCAGACCTCCAGGTCCCTGCAGCCGGAGGGGCACGCCGCTGATCCCCACTGCTGTTTTCTTCCACATTCATGTTATTAATCTGCAttatcagagagaaggaaagtgcaGGGTTGGTCACAAAATGTTCTATATCCTCATACTGTCTATTTCAGGAAGTCTCCCTAAACCCTCACCTGAAATGACAACCTGACTCACTAGCCACTGGCCACCCTGAGTCCAGGGCTTCTCTTTCATTGCCTTCCAGGAAGGAGTTTCA is drawn from Ochotona princeps isolate mOchPri1 chromosome X, mOchPri1.hap1, whole genome shotgun sequence and contains these coding sequences:
- the MAGED1 gene encoding melanoma-associated antigen D1, which codes for MAQNMDRGAGLLGFQAEASVEDNTLLMQTLMEAIQISEAPPTNQATAAASGPNASPQSSQPPTANEMADNQVSTAAARPKTAFKGQKATTKGPNGVYDFSQAPNAKEKPNAQPKAGFKSQSAAPKGASAAYDFSQAAATEELVAGKSEMAFKAQNGTTKVGPNATYNFSQSFSANEMANNRPKTAFKAWNDTTKAPTADSQTQNVNQTKMATSPEDIENNPGVAEPDVAAAQTSADGPQAQNVESRTIIRGKRTRKINNMNVEENSSGDQRRAPPAAGTWRSAPAPVTTQNPPGAPPNVLWQTPLAWQNPSGWQNQTTRQTPPARQSPPARQTPPTWQGPVAWQNPVIWPNPVIWQNPVIWPNPVVWPGPVVWPNPMAWQNPSGWQTPPGWQTPPGWQGPPDWQGPSDWPLPPDWPLPTDWSIPSDWPIPPDWITADWPIPPDWQNLRPSPNLRSSPNSRASQNPGASQPRDAALLQERANKLVKYLMLKDYTKVPIKRSEMLRDIIREYTDVYPEIIERACFVLEKKFGIQLKEIDKDEHLYILISTPESLAGILGTTKDTPKLGLLLVILGVIFMNGNRATEAVLWEALRKMGLRPGVRHPLLGDLRKLLTYEFVKQKYLDYRRVPNSNPPEYEFLWGLRSYHETSKMKVLRFIAEVQKRDPRDWTAQFMEAADEALDALDAAAAEAEARAEARTRMGIGDEAVSGPWSWDDIEFELLTWDEEGDFGDPWSRIPFTFWARYHQNARSRFPQTFAGPIIGPGGTASANFAANFGAIGFFWVE